In Niallia sp. FSL W8-0635, one genomic interval encodes:
- the gloA2 gene encoding SMU1112c/YaeR family gloxylase I-like metalloprotein, giving the protein MFKVNRIHHIAIICSNYKVSKEFYVNLLGFSPINEIYREERESYKLDLLVNDSYQIELFSFPNPKKRPSYPEAAGLRHIAFEVNNIEDTVQYLQSNNIRVEEIRIDPITAKKFTFFADPDGLPIELYEV; this is encoded by the coding sequence ATGTTTAAGGTAAATCGTATTCATCATATAGCTATCATTTGTAGCAATTACAAAGTTTCTAAAGAGTTTTATGTTAATCTATTAGGTTTTTCACCAATAAATGAAATATATAGGGAAGAAAGAGAGTCCTATAAGCTAGATCTCTTGGTAAATGATAGCTATCAAATTGAACTATTTTCCTTTCCAAATCCAAAGAAAAGACCGAGTTATCCTGAGGCAGCTGGCTTACGTCATATTGCGTTTGAAGTGAATAATATAGAAGATACTGTACAGTATTTACAATCGAATAATATAAGAGTTGAAGAAATTCGGATCGATCCAATTACGGCCAAAAAGTTTACATTTTTTGCAGATCCTGATGGGTTACCTATTGAATTGTATGAGGTCTAA
- the galE gene encoding UDP-glucose 4-epimerase GalE, with the protein MILVVGGAGYIGSHLVKELVEKEEVVVLDNLATGHEEAVDSRAVFVKGDLGNVEDLESIFTKYPIKAVMHFAAYSLVGESVQDPYKYYENNVANTLTLLNVMLKHNVKNFIFSSTAATYGIPKEEIILESSVTSPINPYGRSKLMVEQILADFHSAYGLHYVVLRYFNAAGAHVSGEIGENHNPETHLIPIILQQLLGERESISVFGTDYPTEDGTCIRDYIHVTDLANAHIAALEALLKETKEAETYNLGNGVGYSVKQVIEMCEKVTGREANVILSDRRAGDPARLVASSEKIFSELGWKAERGLETIIESAWKWHNK; encoded by the coding sequence ATGATTTTAGTAGTAGGTGGAGCTGGCTATATTGGAAGCCATCTAGTAAAAGAATTAGTGGAAAAAGAAGAAGTGGTAGTATTAGATAATCTTGCTACTGGTCATGAGGAGGCAGTGGATTCCCGTGCGGTTTTTGTGAAGGGTGATTTAGGGAATGTCGAAGATTTAGAATCGATTTTCACTAAGTATCCAATTAAAGCAGTCATGCACTTTGCAGCATATAGTTTAGTTGGCGAATCTGTTCAAGATCCATATAAATATTATGAAAACAATGTTGCAAATACATTAACATTATTAAATGTCATGTTAAAACATAATGTCAAAAATTTTATTTTCTCTTCAACCGCAGCTACATATGGAATTCCTAAAGAGGAAATTATTTTAGAAAGCTCGGTAACATCTCCTATCAACCCTTATGGTAGATCAAAGCTAATGGTTGAACAAATTTTAGCTGATTTCCATTCGGCTTATGGGCTTCATTATGTTGTGTTGCGCTATTTCAACGCAGCAGGTGCCCATGTATCTGGTGAGATTGGGGAAAATCATAATCCTGAAACGCATTTAATTCCAATTATCCTTCAACAATTATTAGGAGAGAGAGAGTCTATTTCTGTATTTGGCACAGATTATCCTACAGAAGATGGAACATGCATCCGAGATTATATTCATGTTACAGACTTAGCAAATGCCCATATAGCAGCGCTAGAAGCTCTATTAAAGGAAACAAAAGAAGCAGAAACATATAATCTTGGCAATGGAGTAGGCTATTCTGTTAAGCAAGTAATTGAAATGTGTGAAAAGGTTACTGGTAGAGAAGCCAATGTCATCCTTAGTGATAGAAGAGCAGGAGACCCAGCAAGATTAGTTGCTTCTTCAGAGAAGATATTCAGCGAACTTGGCTGGAAAGCAGAAAGAGGCTTAGAGACAATTATTGAAAGTGCCTGGAAATGGCATAATAAATAA
- a CDS encoding alpha-amylase family glycosyl hydrolase: MKKYPYLSLCLIVLLIFSSFGGYLPSTKAQADSLLESPLISADKSVQFSYDNATAKEVKVAGSFSDWQNGALSMEKDENNRWSLTVPNLEAGVYQYKFIVDNEWITDPANKELADGNSKLIVPGLNLDLLPVKVEKNTSYPLEANLVKKDGSIQKISQLTWSLKEIVEGIELINGQLIVHENVKANDSFILVAEKDGEKVEKKIEIVGDMYTYTINYYRLDENYEKWDLWIYNSGLQDGGFSFTKEENDPFKFISGEFSFPEKDITIIPRKGNWETQDTENTIAIAEGKQMAEAWIIEGLDTVFYSKEEAIKAIEDLKGNHYERRHIQFMYDRMDQNYTDWNVWVWGTGVKDDQIDFDQNLHGMATATINVSEVTQSVGFILRKGENWDTAIKEGNGDRYIPLNKTDLITKVYATSGQDDLYIVPEVTGPVLTDGNATFYYRDKELYTKNEMEKIEKVELQFNGKRYKMTNETKNERYSYTLENIPEGNHPYSFIVTMNGVETEVTDPYNTIDGLSTLAYEKPDMTIHASIQPKEVTYNENAVLSVDYNQNKNSDIREVYADLRAIGGKEKVGINPQLNELTIAIDQATTTGVKDIPVTIIDEYGNIHTVKAELTVKARQSVGKDDFDWDEARIYFMLTDRFFDGDSSNNDPYNIGYDSSKPGTYHGGDFKGITQRLDYLENLGINTIWINPIVENIQYDVRYDNPDTPYYAYHGYWASNFEKLNPHFGTMEDFHELIDAAHERGIKIMVDVVVNHAGYGLKTNDAINDGKIANFPTQEDRNRFAGMFRDGGTDTVQGELSGLPDLLTENEEVRKQIINWQTSWIEKSKTAKGNTIDYFRVDTVKHVENTTWMSFKNELTKIMPSFKLIGEAWGAQVNDDQGYLNSGMMDSLLDFDFKYLARDFANGDIIRVQNALEERNNKLSNTGTLGQFLGSHDEDGFLESVGGDVGKLKLAAALQITAKGQPVIYYGEELGLSGANNYPYYDNRYSIDWNVTENNEILAHYTKLLNTRKEYSDVFSKGTRSQITGSDAEGYSVFKREHLNQQVFVGLNTKESATEVTFEVPFAKEAVDLYSGKTYPITDSQITVILPSRDDGGTILLVDAKKAEPTQPAIPETPETSEEIDTETPPASDGKNTETPVLEDSKQSDSQLVSEPTEKQNIGKGESLPNTATASYNLVLIGLGLLLIGAIIVLVQRKKRSSN; encoded by the coding sequence ATGAAAAAGTATCCTTATCTTTCACTATGTTTAATAGTTCTACTTATTTTTAGCAGCTTTGGAGGGTACCTTCCAAGTACAAAAGCACAAGCAGATAGTTTACTAGAATCTCCGCTCATCAGTGCTGACAAATCAGTACAGTTTTCCTATGATAATGCAACTGCAAAGGAAGTTAAAGTTGCAGGAAGCTTTAGCGATTGGCAAAACGGAGCATTATCAATGGAAAAGGACGAGAATAATCGATGGTCACTTACTGTTCCAAATCTTGAAGCAGGTGTGTATCAGTATAAATTTATTGTAGACAATGAATGGATTACAGACCCCGCTAATAAAGAGCTAGCAGATGGCAATAGCAAACTTATCGTGCCTGGTTTAAATCTTGATTTACTTCCAGTAAAGGTAGAGAAAAATACATCCTATCCTTTAGAAGCGAATCTAGTGAAAAAGGATGGTTCCATTCAAAAGATTTCACAGCTTACATGGTCACTGAAAGAAATAGTAGAAGGAATTGAGCTTATAAATGGGCAACTGATTGTTCATGAAAATGTGAAAGCAAATGATTCCTTTATCCTTGTTGCTGAAAAAGATGGAGAAAAAGTGGAAAAGAAAATCGAAATAGTGGGAGACATGTATACGTACACTATTAACTACTATCGTTTAGATGAAAATTATGAAAAATGGGATTTATGGATTTATAATAGTGGACTACAAGATGGAGGATTTTCTTTTACAAAAGAAGAAAATGATCCTTTTAAGTTTATAAGTGGCGAATTTTCTTTTCCTGAAAAGGATATAACGATAATCCCTCGTAAAGGAAACTGGGAAACACAAGATACAGAAAACACCATTGCCATTGCCGAAGGGAAACAGATGGCAGAAGCATGGATAATTGAAGGGCTAGATACCGTTTTTTACTCTAAGGAGGAAGCTATTAAGGCGATAGAAGATTTAAAAGGTAATCATTATGAAAGACGACATATCCAGTTTATGTATGACCGAATGGATCAAAATTATACAGATTGGAATGTCTGGGTTTGGGGGACTGGAGTAAAGGATGATCAAATAGACTTTGACCAAAATCTCCATGGAATGGCTACCGCGACTATCAATGTAAGTGAAGTAACGCAAAGTGTCGGATTTATATTACGAAAGGGTGAAAACTGGGACACTGCGATTAAAGAAGGAAATGGGGATCGCTATATTCCTTTAAATAAAACAGATTTGATAACAAAGGTTTATGCTACTAGTGGGCAAGATGATCTTTATATCGTTCCAGAAGTAACAGGTCCTGTGTTAACGGATGGTAATGCTACTTTCTATTATAGAGATAAAGAATTATATACTAAAAACGAAATGGAAAAAATCGAGAAAGTTGAATTACAATTCAATGGTAAACGTTATAAGATGACAAATGAAACAAAGAATGAACGTTATTCATATACGCTTGAAAATATTCCCGAAGGCAACCATCCATATTCTTTTATTGTCACAATGAATGGCGTTGAAACCGAGGTTACTGATCCATACAATACGATTGATGGACTATCCACTCTTGCTTATGAAAAGCCAGATATGACTATTCATGCAAGTATCCAACCAAAAGAAGTAACTTATAACGAAAACGCTGTACTATCTGTTGACTATAATCAGAATAAAAATTCAGATATTAGAGAAGTTTATGCTGATTTACGAGCTATTGGTGGAAAAGAAAAAGTAGGGATCAACCCGCAATTAAATGAACTCACTATTGCAATTGATCAAGCTACTACTACTGGGGTAAAAGATATCCCTGTAACGATTATAGATGAGTATGGAAACATCCATACAGTTAAAGCAGAACTCACAGTGAAAGCAAGACAATCTGTAGGAAAAGATGATTTCGACTGGGATGAAGCAAGAATTTACTTTATGCTTACAGATCGTTTCTTTGATGGAGATTCCTCCAACAATGATCCATATAACATCGGCTACGATTCAAGCAAGCCTGGAACGTATCATGGTGGTGACTTTAAAGGGATTACCCAAAGATTAGATTATCTTGAAAACCTAGGAATCAATACAATTTGGATTAATCCTATTGTGGAAAATATCCAATATGATGTTCGCTATGATAATCCAGATACCCCTTATTATGCCTACCATGGATATTGGGCAAGTAATTTCGAGAAATTAAATCCTCACTTTGGTACAATGGAGGATTTTCATGAATTAATTGATGCAGCACATGAACGAGGAATAAAGATCATGGTCGATGTTGTTGTTAACCATGCTGGCTATGGTTTAAAAACAAATGATGCAATAAATGATGGAAAGATTGCCAACTTCCCGACACAGGAAGATAGAAATCGTTTTGCTGGTATGTTCCGTGATGGCGGTACCGATACCGTACAAGGAGAGCTATCAGGACTACCTGATTTATTAACCGAAAACGAGGAAGTACGAAAACAAATAATCAATTGGCAAACTAGTTGGATTGAAAAATCGAAAACTGCCAAAGGAAATACCATCGATTATTTCCGTGTTGATACAGTAAAACATGTGGAAAATACAACATGGATGAGCTTTAAAAATGAATTAACGAAAATAATGCCAAGCTTTAAATTAATTGGCGAGGCTTGGGGAGCACAGGTTAATGATGACCAAGGCTATTTAAATTCTGGAATGATGGATTCCCTATTGGATTTTGATTTCAAATATTTGGCGCGAGATTTTGCAAATGGCGATATCATACGCGTACAAAATGCTTTAGAAGAAAGAAACAACAAGCTTTCAAATACCGGTACATTAGGACAGTTTTTAGGTAGTCATGATGAAGATGGCTTTTTAGAATCTGTAGGTGGCGATGTCGGTAAGCTAAAGCTGGCAGCAGCTTTACAAATTACAGCAAAAGGCCAGCCCGTCATTTACTACGGTGAAGAATTAGGCCTGTCTGGGGCAAATAATTATCCTTACTATGATAACCGATATAGCATAGATTGGAATGTAACAGAAAATAATGAGATTCTAGCGCATTATACTAAACTATTAAATACTAGAAAAGAATACTCTGACGTCTTTTCAAAAGGAACTCGTTCTCAAATAACAGGAAGTGATGCAGAGGGTTATTCTGTATTTAAGCGTGAACACTTAAATCAGCAAGTATTTGTTGGATTAAATACAAAGGAGTCAGCAACAGAAGTGACCTTTGAGGTTCCATTTGCGAAGGAAGCAGTCGATTTATATTCTGGTAAAACGTATCCAATTACTGATAGTCAAATCACAGTTATCCTCCCTTCTAGAGATGATGGTGGCACAATTTTATTAGTAGATGCGAAGAAAGCCGAGCCGACTCAGCCTGCTATACCAGAAACACCTGAAACATCTGAAGAAATAGATACAGAAACTCCTCCTGCATCTGATGGGAAGAACACGGAAACACCTGTTTTAGAAGATTCAAAGCAATCTGATTCTCAACTAGTTTCCGAGCCGACAGAAAAGCAAAATATAGGAAAAGGCGAGTCACTACCTAATACTGCAACTGCCTCCTATAACCTTGTTTTAATCGGTTTAGGTCTCCTACTTATTGGAGCAATAATTGTACTTGTGCAGAGAAAGAAGCGGAGCTCTAATTAA
- a CDS encoding WecB/TagA/CpsF family glycosyltransferase, translated as MDKKWLGNIKVNVLSSKEAITDIKEKLEKKIMSDIYFLNDHGYNIAQKDETYRDMLNHADLLLNDGIGIEMGAKLFGFSFKENLNGTDFIPALFQSLNEEKDKQYRVFLLGAKPGVAQKAQERLQQQYKNLLFVGNQDGYFPKASTGDIIDRINNCKTDILLVGFGMPLQEQWINEYRSKLECTVTMAVGAFIDFSSGEVARAPKIFRDLRLEWLYRMGKEPKRLWKRNVVGHVAFFNSIYKQRKTK; from the coding sequence ATGGATAAGAAATGGTTAGGAAATATAAAGGTAAATGTTTTAAGCTCGAAAGAAGCGATTACTGATATAAAAGAAAAACTAGAGAAGAAAATAATGTCCGATATTTATTTTCTAAATGATCATGGATATAATATTGCACAAAAGGATGAAACTTATCGAGATATGCTAAATCATGCTGATTTATTGTTAAATGATGGAATTGGCATCGAAATGGGAGCTAAGCTATTTGGATTTTCGTTTAAAGAGAATTTAAATGGTACAGATTTTATCCCTGCATTATTTCAATCATTAAATGAAGAGAAGGATAAACAATATCGAGTATTTTTATTAGGGGCTAAACCAGGTGTCGCGCAAAAGGCACAAGAACGATTGCAACAACAATACAAGAATCTCCTGTTTGTAGGGAATCAAGATGGGTATTTTCCAAAAGCGAGTACAGGAGATATAATTGATCGAATTAATAATTGTAAAACAGATATTCTCTTGGTTGGTTTTGGGATGCCCTTACAGGAACAATGGATTAATGAATATCGTTCGAAACTGGAGTGTACTGTTACGATGGCTGTAGGCGCTTTTATCGATTTTTCCTCTGGAGAAGTTGCAAGAGCTCCGAAAATTTTCCGCGATCTTCGGCTTGAATGGCTGTATCGAATGGGGAAAGAACCGAAAAGACTATGGAAACGAAATGTTGTTGGGCATGTTGCCTTTTTCAACTCTATTTATAAGCAAAGAAAAACAAAATAA
- a CDS encoding single-stranded DNA-binding protein, giving the protein MINQVTLVGRLTRDPELRVTQEGTSLVNVTVAVNRNYKNQAGDYDADFVQCTFWNKVAENTAQYCHKGSLVGIVGRIHTRNYENQDNKKIYVTEVIAESVRFLDSRKVEHTIP; this is encoded by the coding sequence ATGATTAATCAGGTTACTTTAGTCGGAAGGCTAACGAGGGATCCAGAGCTGAGAGTTACACAAGAAGGAACATCTCTTGTGAATGTGACTGTCGCCGTAAATAGAAACTATAAAAATCAAGCTGGCGATTATGATGCTGATTTTGTACAGTGTACGTTTTGGAATAAGGTAGCAGAGAATACGGCACAGTATTGTCATAAAGGCTCTCTAGTAGGAATTGTTGGTCGTATCCATACAAGAAATTATGAAAATCAGGATAATAAAAAGATCTATGTAACAGAAGTAATTGCAGAATCCGTTCGGTTCTTGGATTCTAGAAAAGTAGAACATACTATTCCTTAA
- a CDS encoding phospho-sugar mutase — protein sequence MVYKEIVEKWTSFAGLEANLKAQLTELQTSDKLLEDSFYKHLEFGTGGMRGELGPGINRMNIYTVRKAAEGLGKYIVEQGEEAMNRGVAVAYDSRHQSPEFALEVAKVVGKLGVKSYVFEELRPTPALSFAVRYLNTFAGVVITASHNPPEYNGFKAYGEDGGQLPPEAADIIIKYVNEVEDELTIKVLEEKELLEQGLLTYIGADVDAAYVEQLKTIQLNRLPEAKDLKIVYTPLHGTGNKPVRAGLEAFGFENVTIVKEQELPDSNFSTVKSPNPEEHAAFEIAIRYGKEIDADILLATDPDADRLGVAVKDLSGEYTVLTGNQLGALMLEYLLSEKKDKGILPENGVVIKTIVTSEIGRTVAKAYGIPTIDTLTGFKFIGEKIKEFEQTHEHTFLFGYEESYGYLVGDFVRDKDAVQSAIFAAEVAAYYKAKGLTLYEGLLEIFEKYGFYQEGLESLTLKGKDGAEQIAYIMDTFRKAPIEVVNGLNVVSVEDYLTSQRQEGLTETLIDLPKSNVIKYYLEDGSWFCLRPSGTEPKAKFYFSVNSSSLEESTSKLESLKTGVMEQVNAVIDGYNK from the coding sequence ATGGTTTATAAAGAAATCGTAGAAAAGTGGACAAGTTTTGCAGGATTAGAAGCTAACTTAAAAGCGCAACTAACAGAATTACAAACATCTGATAAGTTGCTGGAGGACAGTTTTTATAAGCATTTGGAATTCGGAACTGGCGGTATGCGTGGAGAGCTAGGACCTGGTATTAACCGCATGAATATTTATACTGTTCGTAAAGCGGCAGAAGGATTAGGGAAATACATAGTAGAACAAGGAGAAGAAGCGATGAATCGCGGGGTAGCTGTTGCTTATGATTCCCGTCATCAGTCTCCAGAATTTGCGTTAGAAGTTGCGAAAGTAGTAGGTAAGCTTGGAGTTAAATCCTATGTATTTGAAGAGCTTCGTCCAACACCAGCATTATCTTTTGCTGTACGTTATTTAAATACATTTGCTGGAGTAGTGATTACCGCTAGTCATAATCCTCCTGAGTACAACGGTTTTAAAGCATATGGAGAAGATGGTGGACAACTTCCTCCTGAGGCTGCAGATATAATCATTAAATATGTGAATGAAGTAGAAGATGAGCTTACTATTAAAGTATTAGAAGAAAAAGAGTTATTAGAACAAGGCCTATTAACATATATTGGTGCAGACGTGGATGCTGCCTATGTAGAACAATTAAAGACTATCCAATTAAATCGTTTGCCAGAAGCAAAAGATTTAAAAATTGTTTATACTCCATTACATGGTACTGGAAACAAGCCTGTGCGTGCAGGATTAGAAGCATTTGGATTTGAAAATGTAACAATTGTGAAAGAACAGGAATTACCTGATTCTAATTTTTCTACAGTAAAATCGCCAAATCCAGAAGAGCATGCAGCTTTCGAAATTGCGATTCGTTATGGAAAAGAAATCGATGCTGATATTCTCCTAGCAACCGATCCAGATGCAGATAGATTAGGTGTTGCGGTTAAGGATTTAAGTGGAGAATATACCGTTCTAACAGGAAATCAATTAGGTGCATTAATGCTTGAATATCTATTATCAGAGAAGAAGGACAAAGGCATTCTTCCTGAAAATGGTGTCGTTATCAAAACAATTGTAACATCTGAAATTGGTCGTACCGTTGCTAAAGCCTATGGAATTCCTACTATTGATACCTTAACAGGATTTAAATTCATTGGCGAAAAAATTAAAGAGTTTGAACAAACACATGAGCATACATTCCTTTTTGGATATGAAGAAAGCTACGGTTATTTAGTTGGCGATTTTGTACGTGATAAAGATGCTGTTCAATCTGCTATTTTTGCGGCAGAAGTTGCTGCATACTATAAAGCAAAAGGCTTAACACTTTATGAAGGTTTATTAGAAATCTTTGAAAAGTACGGCTTCTACCAAGAAGGCTTAGAGTCATTAACGTTAAAAGGGAAAGATGGAGCAGAACAAATTGCTTATATTATGGATACTTTCCGCAAGGCACCAATCGAAGTAGTAAATGGCTTAAATGTGGTTTCTGTGGAAGACTATTTAACTAGTCAACGTCAAGAAGGTCTAACAGAAACATTGATTGATTTACCAAAATCCAATGTAATCAAATATTATCTAGAAGATGGTTCTTGGTTCTGCTTGCGACCATCTGGAACAGAGCCAAAAGCGAAGTTCTACTTTAGCGTAAATAGTTCTTCGTTAGAAGAAAGCACAAGTAAGCTAGAATCATTGAAGACAGGTGTAATGGAGCAAGTGAACGCTGTAATCGATGGATATAATAAGTAA
- a CDS encoding cupin domain-containing protein, giving the protein MGNPDITMYYFEQNRYIPNHPYLPALHYKKAMENKEENIEKVFHHNNWKNSWTNGVFPYHHYHSNAHEVLGIKKGSALLQIGGEGGSKLIVKSGDILILPAGTGHKKISASPDLEVIGAYPNGEAYNMKKDVEEDIDGVQEEINNAVFPVADPVYGESGPLVKMWRKK; this is encoded by the coding sequence ATGGGGAATCCAGATATTACAATGTATTATTTCGAGCAAAATAGATATATACCCAACCATCCCTATCTCCCTGCTCTCCATTATAAAAAGGCAATGGAGAACAAAGAGGAAAATATCGAAAAGGTTTTTCATCATAATAATTGGAAAAATAGTTGGACAAATGGAGTATTTCCATATCATCATTATCATAGTAATGCACATGAAGTACTTGGTATTAAAAAGGGATCTGCCTTGTTACAAATAGGAGGAGAAGGAGGATCAAAGCTTATTGTAAAAAGTGGAGATATCCTGATACTACCAGCTGGAACTGGTCATAAAAAAATATCCGCTTCGCCCGATTTGGAAGTAATTGGTGCTTATCCAAATGGTGAGGCTTATAATATGAAAAAAGATGTGGAGGAGGACATAGACGGTGTGCAGGAGGAGATAAACAATGCAGTGTTCCCTGTTGCGGATCCTGTCTATGGGGAAAGTGGCCCTCTTGTAAAGATGTGGAGAAAAAAATAA
- a CDS encoding methyl-accepting chemotaxis protein: MRKSIKHKLLASFLIVSILFMILSYYSYRSTKETVETYDYVIETVTELRSISEQINTNAARQISNVRGYFVYGTPDYKNRVNGASTNIDTFVTNGIEISTDAEIDKRLNELKTLNKELTHKANALMNSNNPSQSALDEVTTLSDNLSQQAETLNILLINDVLNPEIEGAQTASEQRMMLVLIFSILVTAISLAIGFIQANLITKPIQKLKTNMEKVAKGNLHTDKFSIKAKDEIYQLNEAFEQMKSNLSVMIANMTESSNLVAASAEQLNASAEQSSNASSAIASSIQSIAESNEHTIGKISNNTLALDSILDGVEAIKDRSLQVSLLSQAAFTSAEQGTKQIHDNLNQMEFIYDSVQRSNSIIASLAERSNEIGKMIELISNIADQTNLLALNAAIEAARAGENGKGFAVVADEVRKLAEQSQTSAQDISQSLHGIQQDTTEAVTMLNETLDRAKTGVSISTNTVGSFSTIVSNTQKVAPEIEEVAQTVATITKQIKDVVQVANEIAILSKENGSGTEEVAASTEEQMASMEEIKASAESLSGMADELMDIVSQFNQKEEI, encoded by the coding sequence ATGAGAAAATCAATTAAGCATAAATTATTAGCAAGTTTTCTGATTGTTTCTATTTTATTTATGATTCTGTCCTATTATTCTTATAGAAGTACAAAGGAAACAGTAGAAACATATGATTATGTAATCGAAACAGTTACAGAACTACGCTCTATTTCAGAACAAATCAACACAAATGCAGCTAGACAAATTTCCAACGTAAGGGGCTATTTTGTCTATGGTACCCCCGATTACAAAAACAGAGTAAATGGAGCAAGCACTAATATCGATACTTTTGTTACCAATGGGATTGAAATCTCTACGGATGCAGAAATAGATAAGCGTTTAAATGAGTTAAAGACTTTAAACAAAGAACTTACACATAAGGCAAACGCACTCATGAACAGTAATAATCCTTCTCAATCTGCTCTGGATGAGGTTACTACATTATCAGACAACTTATCTCAACAAGCTGAGACTTTAAATATTTTGCTGATAAACGATGTTTTGAATCCAGAAATTGAGGGTGCGCAAACAGCATCTGAACAAAGAATGATGTTAGTATTGATTTTCAGTATATTAGTCACGGCTATTTCATTAGCCATTGGGTTTATACAAGCTAACCTAATAACAAAACCGATTCAAAAATTAAAAACAAATATGGAGAAAGTCGCTAAAGGGAACTTACACACAGATAAATTCTCTATTAAAGCAAAAGATGAGATTTACCAATTAAACGAAGCTTTCGAGCAAATGAAAAGCAATTTATCGGTCATGATTGCCAATATGACGGAGAGCTCTAATCTTGTTGCAGCATCCGCAGAACAGTTAAATGCAAGTGCAGAACAATCCAGTAATGCATCTAGCGCGATTGCATCCTCTATTCAGTCTATTGCAGAGAGTAATGAGCATACCATTGGAAAAATTTCTAATAATACACTTGCCCTCGATTCAATTCTAGACGGAGTAGAGGCTATTAAGGATCGTTCCTTACAAGTGTCTTTGTTATCGCAAGCTGCCTTTACCAGTGCAGAACAAGGAACTAAGCAAATTCATGATAATTTGAATCAAATGGAATTCATTTATGACTCTGTTCAGCGTTCCAATTCGATTATTGCTTCCTTAGCTGAGCGATCAAATGAAATTGGAAAAATGATTGAATTAATAAGCAATATCGCTGACCAAACTAATTTATTAGCCTTAAATGCTGCTATTGAGGCTGCTAGAGCAGGGGAAAATGGAAAAGGATTTGCGGTCGTGGCCGATGAAGTTCGCAAATTAGCGGAGCAGTCACAAACTTCTGCGCAAGATATTTCACAGTCCTTGCATGGAATTCAGCAGGATACTACGGAAGCAGTCACTATGTTGAATGAGACGTTAGATCGAGCGAAAACAGGAGTAAGCATATCAACAAATACCGTTGGATCCTTCTCCACCATTGTTTCAAACACCCAAAAAGTTGCGCCAGAAATTGAAGAAGTTGCTCAAACTGTTGCTACAATCACGAAACAGATTAAAGACGTCGTACAAGTTGCAAATGAAATTGCTATTCTTTCCAAAGAAAATGGGAGTGGCACAGAAGAAGTTGCTGCTTCTACAGAAGAACAAATGGCATCCATGGAAGAAATTAAAGCTTCCGCTGAATCCTTATCCGGCATGGCCGATGAATTAATGGATATTGTATCTCAATTTAATCAAAAAGAAGAAATCTAA